A single Thermaerobacter sp. FW80 DNA region contains:
- a CDS encoding ABC transporter ATP-binding protein, protein MTQSREPEVRAAAPQARAGASTGAGRVLVEVRGLKKYFPTGGGWLGRPRGWVRAVDGIDLDIYEGETLGLVGESGCGKTTTGRLILRLLEPTAGRVRFVGKDIFRLPPRELRRLRRDMQIIFQDPFGSLNPRLTVGEIVGEALAVHGVARGRALKQRVAELLEVVGLSPDHARRYPHEFSGGQRQRIGIARALALNPRFVVCDEPVSALDVSIQSQVINLLEDLQARFGLTYLFIAHDLSVVRHISDRVGVMYLGRLVELAETEELFRRPLHPYTQALLSAVPLPDPPRQRQRERIVLQGDVPSPANPPRGCRFHTRCPFAEAVCREQEPELRAMGDGHRVACHLAEKLPPVPAWDVAAGA, encoded by the coding sequence ATGACGCAGTCCCGCGAACCGGAAGTGCGCGCGGCCGCCCCGCAAGCGCGCGCAGGCGCCTCAACGGGAGCGGGCCGGGTGCTGGTCGAGGTCCGCGGGCTCAAGAAATACTTCCCCACCGGCGGCGGCTGGCTCGGCCGGCCCAGGGGTTGGGTGCGGGCCGTGGACGGCATCGACCTGGACATCTACGAGGGGGAGACCCTGGGCCTGGTGGGCGAGTCGGGCTGCGGCAAGACCACCACGGGCCGCTTGATCCTGCGCTTGCTGGAGCCAACGGCAGGCAGGGTGCGCTTCGTCGGGAAGGACATCTTCCGCCTGCCGCCGCGGGAGCTGCGCAGGTTGCGCCGGGATATGCAGATCATCTTCCAGGATCCCTTCGGCTCCCTCAACCCGCGGCTGACGGTGGGAGAGATCGTCGGCGAGGCCCTGGCGGTGCACGGCGTGGCCCGGGGCCGGGCCCTGAAGCAGCGGGTGGCCGAACTGCTCGAGGTGGTGGGGCTGTCCCCCGACCATGCCCGCCGCTACCCTCACGAGTTCTCGGGGGGCCAGCGGCAGCGCATCGGCATCGCCCGCGCCCTGGCCCTGAACCCCCGGTTCGTGGTCTGTGACGAGCCGGTCTCGGCCCTGGACGTGTCCATCCAGTCCCAGGTGATCAACCTGCTGGAGGACCTGCAGGCGCGGTTCGGCCTGACCTACCTCTTCATCGCTCACGACCTTTCGGTGGTCCGGCACATCAGTGACCGGGTCGGGGTCATGTACCTGGGCCGGCTGGTGGAACTGGCGGAAACCGAAGAGCTCTTCCGCCGGCCGCTCCACCCCTACACTCAAGCGCTGCTCTCCGCGGTGCCCCTGCCCGATCCGCCCCGGCAGCGGCAGCGGGAGCGGATCGTGCTCCAGGGCGACGTACCCTCGCCGGCCAACCCGCCTCGAGGCTGCCGCTTCCACACCCGCTGCCCCTTCGCCGAGGCGGTCTGCCGGGAGCAGGAGCCCGAGCTGCGGGCCATGGGCGACGGGCACCGGGTGGCCTGCCACCTGGCCGAGAAACTGCCGCCGGTGCCCGCATGGGATGTGGCGGCCGGGGCGTGA
- a CDS encoding ABC transporter substrate-binding protein: MNRTRKWFALFSILVVASLVLAACSNGGTTSQQPGQGQQASGVDSPSYLKLNLGDEPPSLDPQLATDSVSFEVLGAAYEGLVRRDPNGEIKQGSGMAESWEVSEDGLTYTFHLRDAKWSDGKPVTANDFAYAWKRAMDPRTASQYSYMVYRWIKGGHEVATACDNDGELGNEDDACENDQEIAKLEEALDNVGIEVVDEKTLKVTVTENLSQNQGLFLSLLTFPTWYPVRQDIVEQFGDQFASDADKAVYNGPFVIKEWEHGNSLRLEKNPNYWDAQTVKLDYIDFVMVPDAAAYINAYEAGELDITGVPGEYKEQFERDHANELGTYEDGGTFYLVLNQTKKPWNNPKARQAIALAFDRETYIQALLKGIGIPATSYVNPVITAPGEEPGNSFAKKYVDPLKLLPTKADPERAKQLWQEALQEEGLTEVPTIEFVGDDGDVVKTRLEFFQQQFKQNLGIDLQIVQVPFQERLERQRTGKFDIIFAGWGPDYDHPLTYLDLWVCNGPYNDGKYCNAEYDRLVEQLQNEPDPEKQREIAIELEKLIAKDLPMVPVYHRVVQYAQRPFVKGLVRRAVGYSPEFKWAYTQGRQQ; the protein is encoded by the coding sequence TTGAATCGCACGCGGAAGTGGTTTGCTTTATTCAGCATCCTCGTGGTGGCCTCGCTGGTCCTGGCTGCCTGCAGCAACGGTGGCACCACGAGCCAGCAGCCGGGGCAGGGTCAGCAGGCGAGCGGTGTTGACAGCCCCAGCTACTTGAAGTTGAATCTGGGCGATGAACCGCCGAGCCTGGATCCCCAGCTCGCGACCGATAGCGTATCCTTTGAAGTGCTTGGAGCGGCCTACGAAGGTTTGGTTCGCCGAGATCCGAATGGCGAGATCAAGCAGGGAAGTGGCATGGCTGAGAGCTGGGAGGTTTCCGAGGACGGTCTGACCTATACCTTCCATCTGCGTGACGCCAAATGGAGCGATGGGAAGCCGGTGACGGCCAACGACTTCGCTTACGCATGGAAGCGGGCGATGGACCCTCGGACAGCCTCGCAGTATAGTTACATGGTGTATCGATGGATCAAGGGCGGTCATGAGGTTGCGACTGCATGTGACAACGATGGGGAACTGGGTAACGAAGACGACGCTTGCGAAAACGATCAAGAAATAGCCAAACTCGAAGAGGCTCTCGACAACGTCGGTATCGAGGTTGTCGATGAGAAGACGCTCAAGGTAACTGTGACAGAAAACCTGAGCCAAAACCAGGGCCTTTTCCTGAGCCTGCTCACGTTCCCAACCTGGTATCCGGTACGGCAGGATATCGTTGAACAATTTGGAGATCAGTTCGCCAGCGACGCTGACAAGGCAGTCTACAATGGTCCGTTCGTGATCAAGGAATGGGAGCACGGGAACTCCCTGCGGCTCGAAAAGAACCCCAATTATTGGGACGCGCAGACGGTCAAACTCGACTACATTGACTTCGTGATGGTGCCAGATGCGGCCGCATATATCAACGCCTATGAGGCAGGGGAACTCGACATTACGGGTGTGCCAGGCGAATACAAGGAACAGTTCGAGCGAGATCACGCCAACGAGCTCGGTACCTACGAGGATGGCGGGACGTTCTACCTGGTCTTGAACCAAACGAAGAAGCCGTGGAACAATCCCAAGGCGCGCCAGGCCATCGCGCTGGCCTTCGACCGGGAAACCTATATCCAGGCTCTCCTCAAGGGGATTGGTATCCCCGCGACTAGTTACGTCAACCCCGTGATTACAGCTCCGGGCGAGGAGCCGGGTAACAGCTTTGCCAAGAAGTACGTGGATCCGTTGAAGCTGCTCCCGACGAAGGCGGATCCCGAGAGGGCCAAGCAACTGTGGCAAGAGGCGCTTCAGGAAGAGGGCCTCACTGAGGTGCCGACAATCGAGTTCGTGGGCGATGACGGTGACGTCGTCAAGACACGGCTGGAGTTCTTCCAGCAGCAGTTCAAGCAGAATCTGGGCATCGACCTTCAGATTGTCCAGGTGCCTTTCCAAGAACGCTTGGAGCGGCAGCGGACCGGGAAGTTCGACATCATCTTTGCCGGGTGGGGCCCGGACTATGACCATCCGCTGACCTACCTGGACCTGTGGGTATGCAATGGGCCATACAACGATGGTAAGTACTGCAACGCCGAGTACGATCGTCTCGTGGAGCAACTCCAAAACGAGCCCGATCCTGAAAAGCAGCGCGAGATCGCTATCGAGCTGGAGAAGTTGATCGCCAAGGACCTGCCCATGGTGCCGGTCTATCACCGCGTGGTTCAATATGCTCAGCGGCCTTTCGTGAAGGGCCTTGTTCGCCGGGCTGTTGGCTATAGCCCCGAATTCAAGTGGGCCTACACGCAGGGTCGCCAGCAATGA